CATAGCAGTGCAGGCTGACCAATCTGAACATGAAACTTCCTTTTTGCTTGATCTGGCTGACAAAAATGCTTTTATCAAAGGCGTCGTCGGCTGGGTTGACCTTCAGGCAGATGATGTAGCTAGCCGGCTCCAGCATTTCGCACAGCACAAAAAGCTGTGCGGCATACGACACATCGTACAGGGGGAGGAAGATGTCAATTTTATACTGCGAGACAATTTTCGCCGTGGACTCACCCTATTGGCCAACTTTAACCTGGCGTACGATGTACTCGTGTATCCCCATCAATTGGGCGCGGTGCTCAGCCTTGTACGCCAAATGCCGGAGCAACCATTTGTGATCGACCACATTGCAAAACCTTACATCAAAGACCAGTTTATTGATGGCTGGCAGACCATGATGTCAGAAATTGCAAAATTCCCAAACGTCTACTGCAAAGTGTCGGGCATGATTACCGAAGCGGACTGGGAGCAATGGCGTTACGAAGACTTCGTGCCATACCTCGACGTCGTGTTCTCAGCTTTTGGGGTAACGCGGACCATGTTCGGATCAGATTGGCCCGTTTGCCTTGTCGCCGGCTCGTATAGCCGCATGATTGAGCTTGTAAAAACGTATACCCGCCAGCTAACTGAGGAAGCACAGGCTGCATTTTTTGGCGGCAATGCCGCATCTTTTTACGGCATTCCAAGGTAGCGCTAAACCCAAACCCTCCAAGCCATGCAATTAGGACTCAACGACAAAATTATCATTGTAACCGGCGGTGCCAAAGGCATTGGGCGCGCCATCACCGACATATTGATTGAAGAAGGCGCTGTGCCTGTCATTGCCGACAAAGATGAGGCAGCGCTTGACGAAGTGGTCGCTTTTTACGAAAACAAAGGAGAAGCCATCGCTGGCGTAGCCGGAAACCTGATTTATCCCGAGACCTGTGCGCAGGTCGTCCAGCATGCCATGGATCGGTTTGGAAGAATTGATGGCCTGGTAAACAATGCGGGCTTCAACGATCGCATTGGTCTTGATGCCGGCCCTAAAGCTTTTGTTGAATCCCTTGAACGGAATCTGCTACACGTCTATTGCATGGCGCACTATAGCCTGCCCCATCTGAAAACGAGCAACGGCCCAATTGTAAACATTAGCTCGAAAACAGCCGTTACGGGCCAGGGGCAAACATCGGGATATATTGCAGCCAAAGGAGGGGTACTGGGCCTGACGCGCGAATGGGCGGTTGAGTTGGCAGCATTTGGAATTCGCGTAAACGCGATCTTGCCCGCTGAAGTGTGGACGCCCCTGTACGAACACTGGGTGAGCCACCACGATGACCCGGATGCAGCAAAAAAGGAAATTGAAGGGTACATCCCGCTCGGCAATCGCATGACCACACCTCGGGAAATTGCCTCTATGGTTGTCTATCTCCTCTCATCCCAGGCCAGCCACATCACCGGCCAGCACCTCCACGTAGACGGCGGCTACGTCCATCTCGACCGCATGATGACGTAGGTTGGTTTAATGTCGAAAGTTTAAGGTTTAAGGTGATTTTCTTTCGAACGCACCTTAAACCTTAAAACCTTCAACGTTAAACTTTATTTCAGCAGGACAACTTTACGGGTTGCTGACTTTGGACCGTCTGCTGTTGGCGTTGTGAGGTTAATCATGTAAACACCGCTGGCGAGTTTGAGGCCGGCGTTGTCGCGACCGTCCCAGGTGATGCTGTGCTTTCCAGCAGGCATTGTAGACTGGGCAAGCGTTTTCACTTCACGGCCAAGCAGGTCGTATACGCTAAGCTGGACTTCGCTTACAGCAGGTAACTCGAAGTCAATTGTTGCTTCGCCACGTGCCGGATTTGGGTAAGGATCAGCAAGACCAAACGTGAAGACAGGTAGCACGTCATCTTCGTTTGAAACAGGATTGGGGCTTAACCCGGCGAGGGTATTGTCCCAAAGCGTCTGCGCAGCATCAGCATGGGCGCCAATTTCTTCGGTTGATGTGCCACCAACTACGGCAAACGCAACTTCAATGCTTTCGCCAGCGCCGATTGTAAACGGTCCGCCTGAAAGCATAATGGAGATATCGGTCACATCCAGCGACTGGGTCTGGATACCACTACTCAGGAATTCCCACTTTTCATCATCAGTAAATCCATCGTTCGGGTCGGTTGGCCCTGTGTTGCCGTAAATCTCGGTTGTATTATCAATCGCGCGAAACGTGATGTCGTTGTCTGTCAGCATTTTGGTTGCCAGGAATACATCAGCCATTTCCGGCGTATTGTTCAGGAAATAACCCATTTCCCTGCTTGCATCATAGCGGGCGTGATCAGAACCGGGGTCATCAAAAGAGTCCCAATCAAAGAAGAGGCCGGCGTAGAAATCGTCAATCGAAGCGGCACCCTGGTTCTCAATAGTGTACTTAATGATGACAAAGTCTCTGTTGGCAGCCGACGTATCAGCGTAGCTATCCTGCCGGATATTAAGATTCAGCGGCGTTTCAGCATTTGTATCAACGAGTTCGAGTGCCCCTTCCTCAGCCGTCTCGCGCCCATCGATAATGCCGAAGTTGGTGCCGGTAGCACGCACAAAATCGTCATCCTGCTGAGGATTGACGCCGCGGATGTTATCTGAAATCGTGTTGACGCTGCTGCCCACGATTAAGCCGCCCTCAAAAAGGAAGTCAAAGCCGAGATAGCGAAACCCATTGCCAGGTGTTTCGCCGGCAAAACCTTCATAGCCGATGTTGCCTTCGTCGGTGAGCGTGACCTGAATGTTACCCGTATCGTGGGTTGTACTATTCAGCAGCACGGGAAATGCATCAATATCAGTATAATCGCCGCTGCTCATCTGCGTTACCATGTTGGCCTGAACGTTGGCATCGATGGTAAAAGACGGCTGAATCTCAAAGACAACCTGCGTTGTATCGCCCGTATTGAGGGTTGGAATGGTTGCCGTTGGCTGCCTCAGCGTGACATCAGTAGCTGACGTTTCAAGCGTGAGCGTAAGGTTTGACACGGGTTCGAGGAAGTTGGTCACATCAACAAGTACAGAAGCAACTTCACCCGGGCCAATCCGACTGCTGCCTGTGGCATCGCGTAACTCAGCATTGACAATACGAACAGAAGGAATCGCTTCCGTCACAGCACGCAAAGCATTGATACGGCCTTTGCCTATCCGATTTCGTACAGCGCCGTTAGCACCTGCACCCAGGATATCATCAGATGTGGATCGTACCTGTTCTCTGATTTCATCGGGCCCCCAGGTCGGGTTGAGTACTTTCACCATGCCTGCAAGGCCGGCTGTAATCGGCGCAGAAAAGGAGGTACCCGACTGGTTAAAGTAGCTATTGAAAGGTGAAGTTGTCAGGATCCCACTGCCTGGTGCAAAAACATCAACAGAAACACCAATGTTGGTAAACGAAGTCAACGCATCACTCGACCGGCTTGTAGCGCCTACAGAAAGCACGTGGTTATAATTTGCAGGGAAGTGTGGGTTGAAGTCGTTGTTATTCCGGTTGCCATTGCCCGCGGCGGCAATCAGAAGCGCACCGTTCTCATACGCGAAGTTTACAACGTCCTGTCCGGTGCTCGAGCCAAACGAACCACCGAGGCTTGCGTTAATGATGTCAGCACCATTTACAGTAGCATAAGCGATACCATCGAGGGTAAAGCAAATAAAATCATCTGCATTGGGGCAGCCAATGTTAACCGGAAGGTACGTGCCATTCCAGCTTGTGCCGGCGATGCCGGTACCGTTATCAGACTGGGCAGCAACAAGGCCGGCTGTAGCTGTTCCATGCTGGGCATTGGACGGTGTATTGGTCAGGCCTTTCGGGTCGTTGGAATTTGCAGGGAAATTCCAACCATTGACATCATCAACAAAATTATTGCCATCATCATCAACGCCATTATCCGGAATCTCACCAGGATTTACCCAGAGATTTGCAACCATATCTTCATGGGTCCAATCGGTACCACCGTCAATTACTGCAACTACCACGTCGCCCGCTTCAGCTTTGATGACATCCCAGGCATCTTCAATAAAGAACCGGTCGAAATAGATTTGTTCATTATACCGTGGATCATTGGGAATAGCGGCCGCAAAGGGACTTTGCGCAGGCATAGACTCAAACCACGCCGGCGACTCGTTTACGCGGGTAATTTTATGGCGGTACAGTGGCTCAGCGTATTCAACTTCGGGCAAGCGAGAAAGCAATGCAGCAACCATTTGCGGATCCCGCTCAGCATCAAATTGCATTTTGTGGATGCGCTGCAATTCGTCTACGCCTTTAAGCGTCTCTTGCTTGCTGGCAGAAAGATTGTTCAGAAAACCGAACATGGGCTGTACATCCAACACAGAAATCCGCGACATGATGGCATCAACAGAACGAATGCCTGTTTTGGATACCCCCGTTGTAACGGTATGCCCTGCGTTGAACTTCACGACAACCCAACCGGGTGTGATGTACTGATTGGCCTCGCTAGACCGCCCTTTTTTGTCATCATCTGTGTCTGTTTCAGCAAGCGCTGATGAGGCGGGTCCGCCAGCGAGTACAAAGAGAAACAGGAGCGTAAACACGCTAAATCGTCCTGTAATATGCATTGGTCCTCCAATGGGTAAAATGATTTCTTCCGAATCCTGATGGTTGTGGCACACTGCTACGCTTGCATTTCGATCAATTGACGCAGCAAATGCATGGGTTGCGTATTAGAGATACAATTGAGCCGTGACCAGTAACTAATGCGAGCGATAAGTTTCGCGTTGTTGTGTAGATAAAATTCTGGCCGGCGCTATTAAAACACAACGCCTGTGGCTATGCGTCATGGTCTGCAAAGAATGTGCCTCTCAGCGCACAACAACGACCTTGCGGGTGGCACGGTAGTGCCCGGTTTCAGTATCAGCCTGTATCTGGTAAAAATATACTCCATTTGATACGACCTCATCTTTATAGTTCCGGCCATTCCAATGGACAACATGCCGGCCTGCGGGCACTGTTTTGTCTAACAAGGTTAAGACTTTTCGCCCGAGCATGTCAAAGAGATCCAAACGAACGGCGCCGGCTGCTGGTATTGTAAATGCCATATGGGTCGCCCCTGCTGTCGGATTTGGATAAGCCAGTGACAAATCAAACGACAACAACATTTCATCGTCTTCATTGGCCACGGGAAACGGGGGCATCTGGGACAGCGTCTCTTCCCAAAATGTTTGCGCGCGATCTGCATAAGACGCCAACTCATTGCCATTGCGGGCCGCCATAAGTGCAAATGCAATATCTACAGATTCCCCAGGAGACAGTCTGAAAGGACCGGCAGCAATCAGCGTTGATACATCTGAATTGTCGACATCCGTTACCTGCACGCCATTGCTCATGAATGCCCACTTCTCAGCATTCGTAAACCCATCCCCTCCTGAACGCCCGTCAAAAATCTCTTCATTGTTAATCGAGCGATAGGAAATCTGATATTCTGTAGACAACAGCTTCGACCCTAACAGCAAGACTGGTTCAGTGGCAGAGGGCTGAACAATGCCCATTGCCCGCGATTCATCAAACCGGGCAAAATCACTGCTTCGGGTCAGATCCCAATCAGTAAACATGCCCATGTAGACATCCTGGATAGCGGCGGTGGCTTGTGGATCAGTCAGCGACAAGACGTAGCGGAGAATGATGAAGTCATTATTTTCATCTGCAAGGTCAGCATAGCTCTCTTGCTGGATGGTGATACCCAGTGGATTTGTAGCCGGCGTATCGTTGATGACAACGAGTCCATTTTCTGTAACCGTCTCTGCTTGCAGAATCCCAAAGAATCCACCTTCAGGCCGCGCAAAATCCATATCCTGGGTGTTGTCACCCGTGTTGCGCACACTATCAGAAATTTTACCAGGACCCGTCCCCACCAAAATGCCCCCTTCAAACAACCAGTTTACACCCAGGTATTTAAACCCTTCGCCAAAAGACTCATCCTGAAATCCGGTCCATCCAATGTTGCCTTCATCGGTGAGCGACATTTGCAGCACACCGGTATCGTGCGTGGCACGGTTAGCAACCAGTTGCACAAGGGCGGCATCTTGATAGCCCACTGCTTCGATATCAACCCGGAAGCTCAGCCTGTAGTCGCGTGGTACGTTGTTGAGAAAAGAAAATGCAAAAGGAACGTTGACAGGAATGTCCGAGTCGAGATCGCCAATCGTATAAAGCCCTTGTTGGATAACTACATTGGGGTCATCAATGGAAAGAGAAAAAGAGATGTCCTGCGCGCCGGCAAGGTAGTTTACCATCTCCACATTCAAAGCTACAGTTTCACCCCGCTGGATTATACCGTCATTCCCTTGATCTATAACGGTAAAGTCATTGATCCGAATAGCAGGACGCAATTCGTTGTTCAGGGTGCGGGCTGCGTTGATCCGGCCCCGTCCGAGTAGGCCGTTGAGGGAGTCTGCGTTGCTGCCTTCGATGGGGTCGCTGTTCACGCGAATGCGTTCGCGCAATTGGTCGAGCGTCCAGGTAGGATTGCGCGTTTTAAGGAGCGCTGCAAGGCCGGCAACAATCGGTGTCGAAAAAGAGGTACCGCTTGCCAAAGTGCTGTAGCCGTTGTCTGGCACGATGCTGTTCAGCGTCACACCCGGTGCAAACACATCAACGCCAACCCCGAAGTTGGAAAACTCTGCTTTACTGTCCTGACGCTTACCACTTGCACCAACAACCAGCACCCGGTCATAGGCAGCCGGAAACGTAGGCGTTTTGTCGATATTAATGCCTTCAGGGGTGATCCCCGTACCATTACCAGCAGAGACTACGAGCAACACACCCAGGTCCAGAGCCATGCGAACAACTTCGCGGCCCAGAAATGAATCGGGTCCGCCCCAACTCGCATTGATGATATCTGCACCTTCCAGGGCCGCATATAGAATACCCTCATAGCCAAAACAAACGGCATTGTCGGTATTGGCGCATCCTGCATTAACCGGCATCAACCGCGCATTCCAACTGGCGCCTGCAATCCCTTCTTCATTGTTGGTAACGGCAGAAGCAATACCGGCTACGAGCGTCCCGTGGATAGCATTGGATTCTGTTTGGGCCAGCCCGGTTGGGTCATTGGAGCTATTTGCAAAATTCCAGCCCCGGGTGTCATCTATAAATCCGTTGTCATCATCGTCAACACCATTGTTTTCCAGTTCTCCGGGATTCCTCCAAATATTGCCAACCAGGTCTTCATGCCGCCAGTCCGTGCCGGCATCTACCACACCGATGATTACATTCCCTTCACTAGACTTAACCACATCCCACGCCTGCGGCATGTTGACATGCGAAAGGTGCGACATTTCAGAGAACTGTGGATCGTTTGGCTCAAGTTTTAAAGCTGCAGGTGCGTCATCAGGTGACGACGCCAGAAAACCTGTGAGCGGATATTTATACCTGGGCTCTGCATATACAACGTTGGGGTCATCCGCCAAAAGGGCAGCCGCCAAAATGGGTGCTATATCAGCGTTGTAGTGCAAGGCATAGACCTGCTCAAGATCACGTGCGTGCGTGATGGCATCAACCGCGTATTGCTTTTGTTGATTCACTGCGGCCGCGGCAGTCAGACTTGCGAGGCCCGGAAAAAGCGGCTGTAACCCTGCAGGGGATAATTGCTGCGTTTTCTGGTCGAAGGATGCGAGTCCGGTTGCGCCGGCTTTACCGGGTACGCGTTGGCGAAGTTTGACAATCAGTTGACCAGAAACAGCAGGCGCCCGCAAGACATTTGGCGCAGGGCGTTCCAGTACAAGGACGTCACCCTGTGCGCCCTGTGGCACGACATCCTGTGGTACAACAACCTGTGCATACACACCATAGGCCGGCCAGCATGCAAGCACTAACGCACTGCAAACGGCAAGAAGCGGGGCCACACCATAGGGTAGATCCTTGACCATAAAAGGGGTGAACATGTTATATCGATGAATCGGTCCAGCACAGTTTCCCTTGCCGGCATGGGGACATTGTTGGGCCGGCACCACGGATCAGGTATAATATACTTCATTCATCACGACTTCAAAATCGCTGCTGAATCGGGTAGTCTGTTATCCAAAAACGCCCCCTCTTTACCTGACACCCAAAGACATCCCTTATTCCATTGCCTTCGCTTCATCCCAATAGCGATCCATTTCTTCGAGATCAACCTGCTCAAAGGCCTTTTGCTGTTCAGCCAGTCGTTTTTCAACATGGGTAAACCGGCGTTCAAATTTGGCATTTGTAAGACGAATCGCGTTTTCCGGGTTGAGTCCCTTGAAACGCGCATAATTGACCAGCGCAAAAAGTAAATCCCCAAATTCTTTCTCTTGCTCAACAACCGACGCACCGCCGTTATCCAGTTCCTGAAATTCGGCCAGTTCCTCTTCCACTTTTTGCCACGTATCAGCCGCGTTTTCAAAATCAAACCCAACACCGGCTGCACGCTCTTGAAGCCGATGTGCCCGTTGCAACCCGGGCAGGTGCCGTGGTATGCCTTCAAGCGTTGCTTTACGGCCTTCCGTCTTTTTGATTTTTCGCCAGTTCTCATGCACTTCCTCCACACTGTTCACCTGTACATCGCCAAACACATGGGGATGACGGCGCACCAGTTTTTCCGATTCTTGCTGGAGAACATCGAGCAGCGTAAAAGTACCAGCTGTGCTGGCAATATCACTATGGAAAAGGACATGCAGCAGCACATCGCCCAGTTCCCTGGACAACTCGTCCCAGTCTCCTTCGTCTATCGCTTCCAGTGCCTCATACGATTCTTCGATGAGCATATGTTTGACAGATACGTGGGTCTGTTCACGATCCCATGGACAGTCGCGCCGGAGTTGCCCTACGATAGCGTAGAAGT
Above is a genomic segment from Bacteroidota bacterium containing:
- a CDS encoding amidohydrolase family protein, coding for MPGTIDSHQHFWRYNPVQYAWIDERMQRIRRDFLPDDLAPVLSAHGIDGCIAVQADQSEHETSFLLDLADKNAFIKGVVGWVDLQADDVASRLQHFAQHKKLCGIRHIVQGEEDVNFILRDNFRRGLTLLANFNLAYDVLVYPHQLGAVLSLVRQMPEQPFVIDHIAKPYIKDQFIDGWQTMMSEIAKFPNVYCKVSGMITEADWEQWRYEDFVPYLDVVFSAFGVTRTMFGSDWPVCLVAGSYSRMIELVKTYTRQLTEEAQAAFFGGNAASFYGIPR
- a CDS encoding SDR family oxidoreductase, whose product is MQLGLNDKIIIVTGGAKGIGRAITDILIEEGAVPVIADKDEAALDEVVAFYENKGEAIAGVAGNLIYPETCAQVVQHAMDRFGRIDGLVNNAGFNDRIGLDAGPKAFVESLERNLLHVYCMAHYSLPHLKTSNGPIVNISSKTAVTGQGQTSGYIAAKGGVLGLTREWAVELAAFGIRVNAILPAEVWTPLYEHWVSHHDDPDAAKKEIEGYIPLGNRMTTPREIASMVVYLLSSQASHITGQHLHVDGGYVHLDRMMT
- a CDS encoding S8 family serine peptidase; the encoded protein is MHITGRFSVFTLLFLFVLAGGPASSALAETDTDDDKKGRSSEANQYITPGWVVVKFNAGHTVTTGVSKTGIRSVDAIMSRISVLDVQPMFGFLNNLSASKQETLKGVDELQRIHKMQFDAERDPQMVAALLSRLPEVEYAEPLYRHKITRVNESPAWFESMPAQSPFAAAIPNDPRYNEQIYFDRFFIEDAWDVIKAEAGDVVVAVIDGGTDWTHEDMVANLWVNPGEIPDNGVDDDGNNFVDDVNGWNFPANSNDPKGLTNTPSNAQHGTATAGLVAAQSDNGTGIAGTSWNGTYLPVNIGCPNADDFICFTLDGIAYATVNGADIINASLGGSFGSSTGQDVVNFAYENGALLIAAAGNGNRNNNDFNPHFPANYNHVLSVGATSRSSDALTSFTNIGVSVDVFAPGSGILTTSPFNSYFNQSGTSFSAPITAGLAGMVKVLNPTWGPDEIREQVRSTSDDILGAGANGAVRNRIGKGRINALRAVTEAIPSVRIVNAELRDATGSSRIGPGEVASVLVDVTNFLEPVSNLTLTLETSATDVTLRQPTATIPTLNTGDTTQVVFEIQPSFTIDANVQANMVTQMSSGDYTDIDAFPVLLNSTTHDTGNIQVTLTDEGNIGYEGFAGETPGNGFRYLGFDFLFEGGLIVGSSVNTISDNIRGVNPQQDDDFVRATGTNFGIIDGRETAEEGALELVDTNAETPLNLNIRQDSYADTSAANRDFVIIKYTIENQGAASIDDFYAGLFFDWDSFDDPGSDHARYDASREMGYFLNNTPEMADVFLATKMLTDNDITFRAIDNTTEIYGNTGPTDPNDGFTDDEKWEFLSSGIQTQSLDVTDISIMLSGGPFTIGAGESIEVAFAVVGGTSTEEIGAHADAAQTLWDNTLAGLSPNPVSNEDDVLPVFTFGLADPYPNPARGEATIDFELPAVSEVQLSVYDLLGREVKTLAQSTMPAGKHSITWDGRDNAGLKLASGVYMINLTTPTADGPKSATRKVVLLK
- a CDS encoding S8 family peptidase, coding for MVKDLPYGVAPLLAVCSALVLACWPAYGVYAQVVVPQDVVPQGAQGDVLVLERPAPNVLRAPAVSGQLIVKLRQRVPGKAGATGLASFDQKTQQLSPAGLQPLFPGLASLTAAAAVNQQKQYAVDAITHARDLEQVYALHYNADIAPILAAALLADDPNVVYAEPRYKYPLTGFLASSPDDAPAALKLEPNDPQFSEMSHLSHVNMPQAWDVVKSSEGNVIIGVVDAGTDWRHEDLVGNIWRNPGELENNGVDDDDNGFIDDTRGWNFANSSNDPTGLAQTESNAIHGTLVAGIASAVTNNEEGIAGASWNARLMPVNAGCANTDNAVCFGYEGILYAALEGADIINASWGGPDSFLGREVVRMALDLGVLLVVSAGNGTGITPEGINIDKTPTFPAAYDRVLVVGASGKRQDSKAEFSNFGVGVDVFAPGVTLNSIVPDNGYSTLASGTSFSTPIVAGLAALLKTRNPTWTLDQLRERIRVNSDPIEGSNADSLNGLLGRGRINAARTLNNELRPAIRINDFTVIDQGNDGIIQRGETVALNVEMVNYLAGAQDISFSLSIDDPNVVIQQGLYTIGDLDSDIPVNVPFAFSFLNNVPRDYRLSFRVDIEAVGYQDAALVQLVANRATHDTGVLQMSLTDEGNIGWTGFQDESFGEGFKYLGVNWLFEGGILVGTGPGKISDSVRNTGDNTQDMDFARPEGGFFGILQAETVTENGLVVINDTPATNPLGITIQQESYADLADENNDFIILRYVLSLTDPQATAAIQDVYMGMFTDWDLTRSSDFARFDESRAMGIVQPSATEPVLLLGSKLLSTEYQISYRSINNEEIFDGRSGGDGFTNAEKWAFMSNGVQVTDVDNSDVSTLIAAGPFRLSPGESVDIAFALMAARNGNELASYADRAQTFWEETLSQMPPFPVANEDDEMLLSFDLSLAYPNPTAGATHMAFTIPAAGAVRLDLFDMLGRKVLTLLDKTVPAGRHVVHWNGRNYKDEVVSNGVYFYQIQADTETGHYRATRKVVVVR
- the mazG gene encoding nucleoside triphosphate pyrophosphohydrolase, whose amino-acid sequence is MPDKIYEATFCPSPEIMEAFVDFYAIVGQLRRDCPWDREQTHVSVKHMLIEESYEALEAIDEGDWDELSRELGDVLLHVLFHSDIASTAGTFTLLDVLQQESEKLVRRHPHVFGDVQVNSVEEVHENWRKIKKTEGRKATLEGIPRHLPGLQRAHRLQERAAGVGFDFENAADTWQKVEEELAEFQELDNGGASVVEQEKEFGDLLFALVNYARFKGLNPENAIRLTNAKFERRFTHVEKRLAEQQKAFEQVDLEEMDRYWDEAKAME